A single Pedobacter sp. PACM 27299 DNA region contains:
- a CDS encoding xylulokinase, protein MLLLGIDIGTSSIKVAIVDAQTQKTIAAAQYPEEEATIHAPHPGWAEQDPELWWAHTQQAFEICKKKANFQSMDISAIGIAYQMHGLVLVDKDQQLLRNSIIWCDSRAVALGNEAYDELGHDYCLSHLLNSPGNFTASKLAWVKQNEPECYAKIDKVMLPGDFIAMKLCSSITTSISALSEGVFWDFQSDTLSEALMEHYGFDRSLIPEIKPVFSEHGQVSSASANLLGIKAGIPVSYKSGDQPNNALSLNVLEPGEVAATAGTSGVIYGVSDQLAYDPQSRVNTFAHVNYTEEKKRLGILLCINGTGSMNRWAKSLLAPGIAYQDLNTAARKIAIGADGLRILPFGNGAERMLNNNMVGAHLQNIDFNLHSTPHIFRAVQEGIAFAFRYGLDIMRSNGLQPKVIRAGKANLFLSELFLEAFVNSTGVPVELYENDGSVGAALGAGIGAGTYPDAAAAFSNIKPLQLVEPDSNLRYEPVYQDWLQNLSDKIK, encoded by the coding sequence ATGTTATTACTGGGAATAGACATTGGCACTTCTTCCATAAAGGTGGCCATCGTAGACGCGCAAACACAAAAAACCATTGCAGCAGCGCAATATCCGGAGGAAGAAGCGACCATTCATGCCCCCCATCCCGGATGGGCAGAACAAGATCCGGAGCTTTGGTGGGCACATACCCAACAGGCTTTCGAGATTTGTAAAAAGAAAGCCAACTTCCAGTCGATGGACATTTCTGCCATAGGAATCGCCTATCAGATGCATGGTTTGGTGTTGGTAGACAAAGATCAGCAGCTGCTTAGAAATAGTATTATCTGGTGCGACAGCAGAGCCGTAGCCCTTGGAAACGAGGCTTACGACGAGTTGGGGCATGATTACTGCCTGAGTCACCTGCTCAACTCCCCTGGCAATTTCACCGCTTCCAAACTGGCCTGGGTGAAACAAAACGAACCGGAATGTTATGCTAAAATTGACAAAGTGATGCTGCCTGGTGATTTTATTGCCATGAAGCTCTGCTCCAGCATTACCACCAGTATTTCTGCGCTTTCAGAAGGCGTTTTCTGGGATTTCCAATCAGATACCCTATCTGAAGCCTTAATGGAGCACTATGGCTTTGACCGCAGCCTGATTCCTGAAATCAAGCCGGTATTCTCAGAACATGGACAGGTAAGTTCCGCATCTGCAAACCTGCTAGGTATAAAAGCAGGAATTCCAGTCAGTTATAAATCAGGAGATCAACCCAATAATGCCCTTTCCTTAAATGTGTTGGAACCCGGAGAAGTAGCCGCCACCGCAGGTACTTCAGGGGTAATCTATGGCGTCAGCGACCAATTGGCGTACGATCCGCAATCCAGGGTAAACACCTTTGCCCATGTCAATTATACCGAAGAAAAGAAAAGATTGGGCATCCTGCTTTGTATCAACGGAACTGGAAGTATGAACCGCTGGGCAAAAAGCCTGCTGGCACCAGGAATCGCTTACCAGGACCTCAATACGGCAGCCCGGAAAATTGCCATTGGCGCCGATGGACTGCGGATATTGCCCTTTGGTAATGGTGCAGAAAGGATGCTCAACAACAACATGGTAGGTGCTCATCTCCAGAATATCGATTTTAACCTCCACAGTACCCCTCATATTTTCAGGGCGGTACAGGAAGGAATTGCTTTTGCTTTCCGCTACGGACTTGACATAATGCGGAGCAATGGGCTTCAACCAAAGGTGATCAGGGCCGGAAAAGCCAACCTGTTTTTGAGCGAATTATTCCTCGAAGCTTTCGTAAACAGCACCGGAGTTCCTGTTGAACTTTATGAAAATGATGGCAGTGTAGGTGCCGCTTTAGGCGCAGGTATTGGGGCTGGAACCTACCCCGATGCTGCCGCCGCTTTCAGCAATATCAAACCTTTGCAGCTCGTAGAACCAGATTCAAACTTACGCTATGAACCTGTGTATCAGGACTGGCTTCAAAACCTATCAGATAAGATTAAGTAA
- a CDS encoding sodium/sugar symporter has product MNSLSTYDYVVFLVYFLIVSVYGWSVYKKKQAHKENSKDFFLAKDSLTWWAIGASLIASNISAEQFIGMSGSGFTMGLAIATYEWMAAATLIIVAIFFIPVYLKNKIYTMPQFLGQRYNSTVAMIMAVFWLLLYVVVNLTSILYLGALAINSISGINTTACMYVLAVFAIIITLGGMKVIGYTDVIQVFFLILGGLATTYLALELVATHFGSSGVLNGLAMVKEKATDHFHMIFKQENPHYMDLPGLTVLIGGMWIVNLNYWGCNQYITQRALGADLKTARSGLLFAAFLKLLMPIIVVLPGIAAYVLYKEGYGDFKTAMMKNGELNADSAYPVLLNLLPAGLKGLSFAALTAAIVASLAGKANSIATIFTLDIYKKVISKDADEHKQVVVGRITVIVAMLLAIVIAPQLGIDKKGGFQFIQEYTGFVSPGIFAMFLLGFFWKRTTSNAALFATIGGFLLSVGFKALPNFCNLEALSKFGFSKLAVQKDGSMLYEVPFLDRMGFVFIICVAAMVIISLFENRKGVNPKGLDVDRGMFKTNAGFAAGALIIVGIIIALYSIFW; this is encoded by the coding sequence ATGAACTCATTGAGTACATACGACTACGTCGTTTTCCTCGTTTATTTTCTGATTGTTTCTGTATACGGATGGTCAGTTTATAAGAAAAAACAAGCTCATAAAGAGAACTCCAAAGACTTCTTTCTTGCGAAAGACTCACTCACCTGGTGGGCAATTGGAGCCTCTCTAATCGCTTCAAACATCTCGGCCGAGCAATTTATAGGCATGAGCGGTTCAGGTTTCACTATGGGGCTTGCAATCGCTACCTACGAATGGATGGCTGCTGCAACCCTCATCATTGTTGCTATCTTTTTCATTCCGGTGTATCTGAAAAACAAGATTTACACCATGCCACAATTTCTTGGGCAACGGTACAACAGTACAGTAGCCATGATTATGGCGGTATTCTGGCTGCTATTGTACGTGGTAGTGAACCTGACCTCTATCCTTTACCTGGGTGCATTGGCCATCAATAGCATTTCTGGCATCAATACCACCGCTTGTATGTATGTGCTTGCCGTATTTGCCATCATCATCACCCTCGGTGGAATGAAGGTAATCGGCTACACGGATGTGATCCAGGTGTTCTTTTTAATTCTCGGTGGATTAGCGACTACCTACCTCGCACTGGAATTGGTAGCCACTCATTTTGGCAGTTCCGGTGTATTAAATGGACTGGCGATGGTGAAAGAAAAGGCAACTGATCATTTTCACATGATTTTTAAGCAGGAAAATCCGCATTACATGGACCTTCCAGGTTTAACAGTGCTGATTGGCGGAATGTGGATTGTAAACTTAAACTATTGGGGATGCAACCAGTACATCACGCAAAGGGCGCTGGGTGCTGATTTGAAAACTGCGCGATCTGGTTTGCTATTTGCCGCTTTCCTGAAACTGCTGATGCCAATTATTGTGGTATTGCCAGGGATAGCCGCGTACGTCTTATACAAGGAAGGCTATGGCGATTTTAAGACTGCCATGATGAAAAACGGTGAACTGAATGCGGATTCTGCTTATCCTGTCTTGCTAAACCTGCTTCCCGCCGGACTAAAAGGACTTTCTTTTGCCGCTTTAACCGCAGCAATTGTAGCTTCCCTGGCTGGAAAAGCGAATAGCATTGCCACTATTTTTACCCTGGACATTTACAAGAAAGTGATCAGCAAAGATGCAGATGAGCATAAACAGGTGGTGGTTGGAAGAATCACGGTAATTGTGGCCATGTTATTGGCCATTGTGATCGCTCCGCAGCTTGGCATCGACAAAAAAGGAGGTTTCCAATTCATTCAGGAATACACCGGATTTGTTTCTCCAGGTATTTTTGCCATGTTCCTGCTTGGTTTCTTCTGGAAAAGAACGACTTCCAATGCAGCTTTATTCGCTACAATTGGCGGTTTCTTACTTTCTGTTGGTTTTAAAGCCCTGCCAAACTTTTGCAATCTGGAAGCATTGAGCAAATTTGGATTCTCTAAACTGGCTGTACAAAAAGATGGCAGTATGCTCTATGAAGTTCCCTTCCTCGACAGAATGGGCTTTGTTTTCATCATCTGCGTAGCAGCGATGGTCATCATCAGTTTATTTGAAAACAGAAAAGGTGTCAATCCTAAAGGATTAGATGTGGATCGTGGAATGTTTAAGACCAATGCCGGTTTTGCCGCAGGTGCCTTAATCATTGTTGGGATCATTATCGCGCTTTATAGTATCTTCTGGTAG
- a CDS encoding PCMD domain-containing protein, whose amino-acid sequence MLNYKSFLFVFAGALLLCSGCVKETYFGKSTFKKILYFTLSNESGSTSIHQDSLIIRLNVDANADLTKLFPDSVQLSTYAQLSPGVRVSQDFSKPVPYIVTAEDGSQAVYTVIVSKQAANPQISNSNFNDWYTPAGKNYKQPGFDASTEWATGNDGVVSLSTANTTPVEIASADLAAKMVTKDLGLLAQLTGQRMGAGTLFTGTFKLDIGNPLNSAKFGIAYTSRPKSFTLSYKYQAGTPYKNGSGQTLNKLDSCDIYLLLENRSGTLVKRAATAWFRSGEMVNDFKKITIPLVYGRLPAGSPTYQLPANGMFAADNEAITHISIVFSSSAAGASYEGGVNSTLVVNDLVLNY is encoded by the coding sequence ATGCTAAATTATAAGTCCTTCCTTTTTGTATTTGCTGGAGCTTTGCTCTTGTGTTCAGGCTGCGTTAAAGAAACGTATTTTGGAAAATCAACGTTTAAGAAAATCCTTTATTTCACCCTTTCCAATGAATCAGGGAGCACTTCTATTCACCAGGACAGTTTAATCATCCGGTTAAATGTAGATGCTAATGCTGATTTGACAAAATTATTTCCGGATTCAGTACAGCTTTCCACCTATGCACAGCTGAGCCCTGGTGTTCGTGTTTCTCAAGATTTTAGCAAGCCAGTCCCTTATATTGTCACTGCAGAAGACGGCAGTCAGGCAGTGTATACGGTGATAGTGAGCAAGCAAGCTGCAAATCCGCAGATCAGTAATTCTAATTTCAACGATTGGTATACACCAGCTGGGAAAAACTATAAACAACCTGGTTTCGATGCCAGCACAGAATGGGCCACTGGAAACGACGGTGTAGTCAGCCTTTCTACTGCCAATACCACGCCCGTTGAAATTGCCTCGGCTGACCTTGCCGCTAAAATGGTGACCAAGGATCTTGGGCTGCTTGCACAGCTCACCGGTCAGCGAATGGGTGCAGGAACCTTATTCACCGGTACATTTAAGCTGGACATCGGCAATCCGCTAAACTCTGCAAAATTTGGAATCGCCTATACTTCCAGACCGAAAAGCTTTACCCTAAGCTATAAATATCAGGCGGGAACGCCTTATAAAAACGGATCTGGTCAGACATTGAATAAATTAGACAGCTGTGATATTTACCTGTTACTGGAAAACAGAAGCGGAACATTGGTTAAGAGAGCCGCTACTGCCTGGTTCAGGTCAGGGGAAATGGTAAATGACTTTAAAAAGATCACCATTCCATTGGTGTATGGCAGGTTGCCGGCAGGCAGCCCTACCTATCAACTTCCTGCAAATGGGATGTTTGCAGCCGATAATGAAGCAATCACACACATCAGTATTGTTTTTTCTTCCAGTGCGGCGGGCGCGAGTTATGAAGGAGGTGTAAATAGTACGCTAGTGGTAAATGATCTGGTGTTGAATTATTAA
- a CDS encoding LacI family DNA-binding transcriptional regulator — translation MKRQKRTTIYDIAEKLNLAASSVSRALSNSDKINAETKALVLKTAAEMNYQQNAMASNLRKGSNPTIGVVVPRINQYFFSNIIAGLEEVTFNKGYNLVICQSNESHEREVEVVNTLINQNVSGIVISIAAETGSSDHLQQVVDRNIQLIQFDRVVEDLETFKVLNDNHKASYDAVIHLIEQGYRRIALLEGPQELHIFRERKEGYIAALKASGFPILEELMYANAWTKELGAQATAELLEMASPPDAIFASTSDFAALGVLEAATGKGIRIPEELGICGYSNEPFTEITSPSITTIDQFSIEMGKTIGNLHFQELVNSGMVIKKTVNIMPKLIVRKSSQRV, via the coding sequence ATGAAGCGCCAAAAAAGAACAACTATATACGATATTGCTGAAAAGCTCAATTTAGCGGCCTCTTCCGTGTCCAGAGCACTGAGCAATAGTGATAAAATTAATGCGGAGACGAAAGCATTGGTACTTAAAACCGCTGCTGAAATGAACTATCAGCAAAATGCGATGGCCTCTAACCTGCGAAAAGGCAGTAATCCGACGATAGGCGTAGTCGTTCCTCGAATCAACCAGTATTTCTTTTCCAACATTATTGCTGGTTTGGAAGAAGTGACTTTTAACAAGGGCTACAACCTCGTGATTTGCCAGTCTAATGAGTCCCATGAGCGCGAAGTAGAGGTGGTGAACACCCTGATCAATCAGAATGTGAGTGGAATTGTGATCTCAATTGCCGCAGAAACAGGCAGTTCAGATCATCTGCAGCAGGTTGTAGACCGTAACATTCAGCTGATTCAGTTTGACCGTGTGGTGGAAGACCTGGAAACATTTAAAGTGCTGAACGACAATCATAAGGCTTCTTACGATGCCGTAATCCACCTGATTGAGCAAGGCTACCGCAGGATTGCCTTATTGGAAGGTCCCCAGGAGCTCCATATTTTCAGGGAAAGAAAGGAAGGGTATATCGCAGCCTTGAAAGCAAGTGGCTTCCCGATACTGGAAGAACTGATGTATGCCAATGCCTGGACGAAAGAGCTTGGTGCTCAGGCTACTGCTGAATTGCTGGAAATGGCCAGTCCACCAGATGCGATATTCGCCTCTACATCCGATTTTGCGGCTTTAGGGGTGTTAGAAGCCGCTACAGGAAAGGGAATCCGTATTCCTGAAGAGCTGGGCATCTGTGGATATTCCAATGAGCCTTTTACAGAGATTACCAGTCCATCCATCACCACTATTGATCAGTTTAGCATAGAAATGGGAAAAACTATAGGAAATCTTCATTTTCAGGAGCTGGTAAATTCAGGAATGGTGATCAAAAAGACGGTCAATATCATGCCAAAGCTGATTGTTAGAAAGTCTAGTCAGCGGGTTTAA
- a CDS encoding hybrid sensor histidine kinase/response regulator transcription factor, whose translation MFPGRTLVLLLFLLIFSEVSAQPGQIQFSRMDLSEGLSHNQVNAVLKDSKGFIWFATLSGLNRYDGQVIKVFKHNPRDTSSIVDDFITNIYELPGHKLYLETRSGPNIYDPETESFIRNTPAWFKSIGIDSKGIREVLKDKAGDFWFNAQGNGIYKYEVSSASTKHLKLQKNNDKFLSESPVSAIQSDPAGAIWIIHRDKTIARLDRKTAKLKQRILTFKTANPSEMQDFKLFADDDGDLWIYTLNNQRGITYFNPKTGQHRQIDKAPGALNSNLISGMLQDPHGQIWIGTDHGGVNVLNKKTFKVSYLLHKEDDPKSIGQNSITYLYKDISGIIWVGTFKKGLSFYHEKILKFPLFRHQGTNPDGLGYDDVNRFAEDDQGNLWIGTNGGGLFYFNRKTKQFKRYQHQHNHPNSLSNDIIVSLFVDKRKLLWIGTYFGGLDSFDGKTFKHYRHEPGNPNSLSDDRVWDILEDHKGNLWVATLSGGLNLLDRNTGKFSQFRAGAKNSIHSDFLSCLIEDKKGNLWIGSSDGIDQLTSDGKFIHYKHEDNHANSLINNIVYDLMEDGYGFIWAATRDGLSRFDPAKKEFRNFDTKDGLVEKATLKIVEDNQRNLWVSTANGLFNVIVKPIANGDFSYAFHKYDEHDGLQGSAFNANAGYKTSTGDLAFGGANGFNLFQPERIKNDLNKPVIVFTDLQLENKSVGIGEPVDGRVLLNKSLAFTEGITLKHNQNGFAIEFAALNYFNPHKIRYRYKLEGFDEHWQEPQGNSRRATYTNIDPGTYTFKVMSTDASGNWVSNEADLKIVIRPPFWSTWIAYLLYALAIGGGLLWIRHRGITRLNREFLLKQERQQASRMHELDLMKIKFLTNVSHEFRTPLSLIITPLEKLIGQNVIPKKQELQLMHRNGKRLLNLVNQLLDFRKMEVQELRLHPKSGEVISFIKDLCLSFNDLAEQQHINFSFHTEAQTLMVAFDHDKVERIIFNLLSNAFKFTPEGGKVWVTLEIGEQKGSHTTILLKVSDTGIGMEGDKTARIFERFFQNDMPDSIVNQGTGIGLSITKEFVKLHNGNVHVNSVLNKGSEFCVSLNLAHELRNSAEEKGAGFYETNSTADAAESPKSNPQDSHAMPEYQYGGLGNSNDEPEGKWTVSIDTKVVLNTSDVPTESFSWKSKKQVLMLVEDNEDFRFYLKDNLSEFYQIVEASNGKEGWQKILSSHPDLIVSDVTMPEMNGTELCKKIKSDKRTAHLPVILLTAVSNEDQQLLGLETGANDYMTKPFNFEILLSKIRNILKQQALAKKTYQKQVEFKPAESEVESLDDKFMRQLGLHLEKNLSNSAYSVDQLSSDLNMSRVGLYKKILPLTGKSPIEYIRSYRLHKSKALLLKSQLSIAEIAYEVGFSNPKHFSRYFKQEFDILPSAYANQKKEETSF comes from the coding sequence ATGTTTCCAGGAAGAACACTAGTTTTATTACTCTTTTTATTGATTTTTTCGGAGGTGTCTGCGCAGCCAGGACAGATTCAGTTCTCCAGGATGGATTTATCAGAGGGACTGTCTCACAACCAGGTGAATGCTGTTTTAAAGGATTCAAAAGGCTTTATCTGGTTTGCAACACTTTCCGGCCTCAACCGTTACGACGGACAGGTGATTAAGGTTTTTAAACACAATCCGCGGGATACCAGCTCTATTGTCGATGATTTTATCACCAATATCTATGAACTTCCGGGGCATAAGCTCTATCTGGAAACGCGCAGCGGTCCTAATATTTACGATCCTGAAACAGAAAGCTTTATCCGCAATACGCCAGCCTGGTTCAAAAGTATTGGAATCGATTCCAAAGGCATTCGAGAAGTGCTGAAAGATAAGGCCGGTGATTTCTGGTTTAATGCTCAGGGAAATGGTATTTATAAATACGAAGTTTCCAGTGCTTCAACAAAACATTTAAAACTTCAAAAGAATAACGATAAGTTTTTGTCTGAAAGTCCGGTCTCTGCGATTCAAAGCGATCCTGCCGGAGCAATCTGGATCATTCACCGCGACAAGACCATAGCGCGGCTCGATCGGAAAACTGCAAAGCTGAAACAGCGAATTCTAACTTTCAAAACTGCTAATCCTTCAGAAATGCAGGATTTTAAGCTGTTTGCGGATGATGATGGCGACCTCTGGATTTATACCTTGAACAACCAGCGGGGGATCACTTATTTTAATCCAAAAACCGGACAGCATCGCCAGATAGATAAGGCTCCAGGCGCTTTAAACAGTAATTTGATCAGCGGAATGCTGCAGGATCCACATGGTCAGATTTGGATCGGTACGGATCATGGTGGGGTCAATGTGCTGAATAAAAAGACTTTTAAAGTGAGTTATCTGCTTCATAAAGAGGATGATCCTAAAAGTATAGGTCAAAATAGCATTACGTATTTATATAAAGATATCTCAGGGATTATATGGGTGGGTACTTTTAAGAAAGGCCTGAGCTTTTACCATGAGAAAATTCTCAAATTCCCCTTGTTCAGGCACCAGGGCACAAATCCGGATGGATTGGGTTATGATGATGTGAACCGATTTGCAGAAGACGATCAGGGGAACCTTTGGATTGGTACAAATGGTGGTGGATTGTTCTATTTCAACCGGAAAACCAAACAATTTAAACGATACCAGCATCAGCATAACCATCCGAATAGTTTAAGTAACGACATCATTGTGAGTTTGTTTGTAGATAAGCGCAAGCTCCTATGGATTGGTACTTATTTCGGCGGACTGGATTCTTTTGATGGAAAGACCTTTAAGCATTATCGCCATGAACCCGGAAATCCAAATAGTTTATCTGACGACCGGGTATGGGACATTCTGGAAGATCATAAGGGAAACCTATGGGTTGCCACCTTAAGTGGTGGCCTGAACCTCCTTGATCGAAATACCGGAAAATTCAGTCAGTTTCGTGCAGGGGCTAAGAATAGTATTCATTCTGACTTTCTTTCTTGCTTGATTGAAGACAAAAAAGGCAACCTTTGGATCGGAAGTTCTGATGGGATTGATCAGCTAACATCGGATGGAAAGTTTATTCATTATAAACATGAAGATAATCATGCAAACAGTCTGATTAATAATATTGTATATGACCTGATGGAGGACGGTTACGGCTTCATTTGGGCAGCTACCAGGGATGGTTTGAGCCGATTCGATCCAGCCAAAAAAGAGTTTAGAAACTTCGATACGAAGGACGGACTCGTGGAAAAGGCCACCTTGAAGATCGTAGAAGATAACCAGCGGAATCTATGGGTAAGCACTGCAAACGGCTTATTCAATGTGATCGTAAAGCCTATTGCCAATGGTGATTTCTCTTATGCTTTTCATAAGTATGATGAACATGACGGTTTACAAGGGAGTGCATTTAATGCGAATGCCGGTTATAAAACCAGTACTGGCGACCTGGCTTTTGGGGGTGCAAATGGCTTCAATTTATTCCAGCCGGAAAGGATTAAAAACGACCTGAATAAGCCTGTAATTGTCTTTACAGACTTACAGCTGGAGAACAAAAGTGTAGGCATCGGAGAACCTGTAGATGGGCGTGTTTTACTGAATAAATCACTTGCTTTTACCGAAGGTATCACTCTGAAGCACAATCAGAACGGCTTCGCAATTGAATTTGCAGCACTCAACTATTTTAACCCGCATAAAATCAGGTATCGTTATAAGCTGGAGGGCTTTGATGAACATTGGCAAGAGCCTCAGGGAAACAGTCGCCGCGCAACCTATACGAATATAGATCCTGGGACTTATACCTTCAAAGTGATGTCTACGGATGCCTCCGGAAATTGGGTGAGTAATGAAGCCGATTTAAAGATTGTGATACGTCCTCCGTTCTGGAGTACCTGGATCGCATACCTGTTATATGCACTGGCGATTGGGGGCGGACTTTTATGGATCAGACACCGTGGAATAACGCGTTTGAACAGGGAATTCTTATTGAAACAGGAGCGTCAGCAGGCGAGCAGGATGCATGAACTGGACTTAATGAAGATCAAGTTTCTTACTAATGTAAGTCATGAGTTCAGAACTCCATTATCTCTGATTATCACTCCTTTAGAAAAACTAATCGGACAGAATGTCATACCTAAAAAACAAGAGCTTCAACTCATGCACCGCAATGGAAAGCGTCTGTTGAACCTGGTGAACCAGCTTTTGGATTTCCGTAAAATGGAGGTTCAGGAATTGAGGCTGCACCCTAAATCAGGAGAAGTCATTTCCTTTATCAAGGACCTTTGTCTTTCCTTTAATGACCTGGCGGAACAGCAACACATTAATTTCAGTTTTCATACGGAAGCACAGACTTTAATGGTTGCTTTTGATCATGACAAAGTGGAAAGGATCATATTTAACCTGTTGTCAAACGCATTTAAGTTTACGCCGGAGGGCGGAAAGGTCTGGGTGACGCTGGAAATTGGCGAGCAGAAAGGAAGCCATACCACGATTTTGCTGAAGGTTTCGGACACAGGAATCGGTATGGAAGGAGATAAAACAGCGCGCATATTTGAACGGTTCTTTCAGAACGATATGCCGGATTCTATCGTTAATCAAGGCACAGGTATTGGCCTTTCTATTACTAAAGAGTTTGTGAAATTACATAATGGTAATGTTCATGTTAACAGTGTTTTAAATAAAGGTTCTGAATTTTGTGTTTCACTAAATTTGGCTCATGAATTGAGGAATTCAGCTGAAGAAAAAGGCGCGGGTTTTTATGAAACAAACTCAACTGCTGATGCTGCTGAAAGTCCAAAAAGTAATCCCCAGGATTCTCATGCTATGCCTGAATATCAATATGGTGGTCTTGGGAATTCAAACGATGAACCTGAAGGTAAGTGGACGGTTTCGATAGACACTAAAGTTGTGTTGAACACATCTGATGTTCCTACTGAAAGTTTTAGCTGGAAAAGTAAAAAACAGGTCTTAATGCTCGTGGAAGACAATGAGGATTTCCGCTTTTATCTGAAAGACAACCTCAGTGAATTTTACCAGATTGTGGAGGCTTCAAATGGGAAAGAAGGCTGGCAAAAGATTTTGTCCAGTCACCCGGACCTGATTGTGAGCGATGTGACCATGCCTGAAATGAATGGTACTGAGCTTTGTAAGAAGATCAAATCTGATAAACGTACTGCGCATCTACCGGTCATTCTACTCACGGCGGTCAGCAATGAAGATCAACAGCTATTGGGATTAGAAACCGGTGCCAATGATTACATGACCAAGCCTTTTAACTTTGAAATCCTCTTGTCTAAAATCAGAAACATCCTGAAACAGCAGGCCCTGGCTAAGAAAACCTATCAGAAACAGGTAGAGTTTAAGCCTGCGGAATCAGAAGTAGAATCTTTAGATGATAAGTTTATGAGACAACTGGGATTACATTTGGAAAAGAACTTGTCAAATTCTGCTTATTCTGTGGATCAGTTGAGTTCTGACCTGAACATGAGCAGGGTAGGTCTGTACAAGAAAATTCTGCCGCTGACCGGGAAATCCCCAATCGAATATATCCGCTCGTATCGATTGCATAAATCGAAAGCGCTACTGTTAAAATCACAGCTCAGTATTGCCGAAATTGCTTACGAAGTAGGCTTCAGTAACCCCAAGCATTTTAGCCGTTATTTTAAACAGGAATTTGATATTCTTCCATCGGCATACGCCAATCAAAAAAAGGAGGAAACCTCTTTTTAA
- the xylA gene encoding xylose isomerase, translating into MTTVTTGEKEFFKGIGQVKFEGLDSDNPLAFRWYDENRIIAGKTMKDHLRFACAYWHSFVATGGDPFGEPTIIHPWNEKSDAVARAKDKMDAAFEFITKMNLPYYCFHDVDLVDYTNDIVENERRLQAVVDYAKQKQAASGVKLLWGTANLFSHRRYMNGAATNPDFHVLAHGAAQVKSALDATIALDGENYVFWGGREGYMSLLNTNMKREQEHLAKFLHSAKDYARKQGFKGTFFIEPKPCEPSKHQYDYDSATVSNFLREYGLLEDFKLNIEVNHATLAGHTFQHELQVAADAGLLGSMDANRGDYQNGWDTDQFPNNINELTEAMLIVLEANGLQGGGINFDAKIRRNSTDPADLFYAHIGGMDTFARALVTADEVLQHSDYKKIRTERYASFDQGAGKDFEEGKLNLEALRNYAVEKGEPKSISGQQELLENIINRFI; encoded by the coding sequence ATGACAACAGTAACGACAGGAGAAAAGGAATTTTTTAAAGGAATCGGACAGGTAAAATTCGAGGGATTAGACTCAGATAACCCACTGGCATTTCGCTGGTATGACGAAAATAGAATCATTGCAGGCAAGACGATGAAAGATCATCTGCGCTTTGCCTGCGCCTACTGGCATTCCTTTGTAGCGACAGGCGGAGATCCTTTTGGAGAGCCTACGATCATCCACCCATGGAATGAAAAGTCTGATGCCGTAGCACGTGCAAAAGATAAAATGGACGCTGCTTTTGAATTCATCACCAAAATGAATCTCCCTTATTATTGCTTCCATGATGTAGACCTGGTAGACTATACCAACGATATCGTTGAAAATGAAAGACGTTTACAAGCCGTTGTAGATTATGCAAAGCAAAAACAAGCTGCAAGCGGCGTTAAACTGCTTTGGGGAACGGCCAACCTTTTCTCCCACCGCAGGTATATGAATGGCGCTGCCACCAATCCTGATTTCCATGTACTGGCACATGGCGCAGCACAGGTGAAATCCGCTTTAGATGCGACGATAGCACTTGATGGAGAGAATTATGTATTCTGGGGAGGTCGTGAAGGCTATATGAGTTTGCTGAACACCAACATGAAACGGGAACAGGAACACCTAGCTAAATTCCTGCATTCGGCTAAAGATTACGCCAGGAAACAAGGCTTTAAAGGCACGTTTTTCATTGAACCTAAACCTTGTGAACCCTCTAAACATCAGTATGATTATGATTCAGCAACGGTCAGCAACTTCCTTCGTGAGTATGGCTTACTGGAAGACTTTAAATTGAATATTGAAGTGAACCATGCCACGCTTGCGGGGCATACTTTCCAGCATGAATTACAAGTGGCTGCAGATGCCGGATTACTAGGCTCTATGGATGCCAACAGAGGTGATTATCAAAACGGCTGGGATACCGACCAATTCCCAAACAACATCAATGAACTGACGGAGGCCATGCTGATCGTATTGGAAGCCAATGGATTGCAAGGCGGAGGAATCAACTTTGATGCGAAGATCAGAAGAAATTCAACCGATCCTGCAGACTTATTCTATGCTCATATAGGTGGCATGGATACTTTCGCCAGGGCATTAGTAACTGCAGATGAAGTGCTTCAGCATTCCGATTATAAAAAAATCAGAACCGAACGCTATGCTTCATTTGATCAGGGTGCCGGAAAAGATTTTGAGGAAGGTAAACTGAACCTCGAAGCACTGCGCAATTACGCGGTTGAAAAAGGAGAACCGAAGTCGATCAGCGGTCAGCAGGAACTATTAGAGAATATCATTAACAGATTCATTTAA